From the Leptotrichia sp. oral taxon 221 genome, one window contains:
- a CDS encoding D-alanyl-D-alanine carboxypeptidase family protein, which produces MKKNRKKIFITAMFLAMSAFSFAEGEDYSDYKALLIGDENGNIIKEDNANSVRPLASITKVMTSILTFDKLKNGQISYDDQVTVSNKASKIPYGIQLKAGKQYSVRDLLKATIVKSSNSAAYALAEYVGGDVNSFVGQMNSKARQFGLNSLRYCSPNGLPPSYTGSCMDQGNAKDLYKLATITVKDYSEFLDFSKNSVAYISNGDTKLTSTNTLLGKVTGLDGLKTGYHDAAGSNIILTADRGGDRVIAVILGSNKSKDRNAIGMREINNYYANGYGRKNNNNTNKNANNNTNNNTNNPEKKSGIQDFLGSLFGNNHKDGPRKIRVVSKRDVVAVVKIGNEKYNLYPTQDIEITATEKPNLTYSVTLQDGVNRDSRGKVVGKYTATDGKIEVSGDLIMR; this is translated from the coding sequence ATGAAAAAAAATAGAAAAAAAATATTTATAACAGCAATGTTTCTGGCAATGTCTGCGTTTTCATTCGCGGAAGGAGAGGATTATTCAGATTATAAAGCGTTATTAATTGGAGATGAGAATGGGAATATTATAAAAGAAGATAATGCAAATTCAGTTAGACCTTTGGCGTCAATAACAAAAGTTATGACATCGATTTTAACATTTGATAAATTGAAAAATGGGCAAATTTCATATGATGATCAGGTTACAGTTTCGAATAAGGCTTCTAAAATACCTTATGGGATTCAATTAAAAGCAGGTAAACAGTACTCTGTAAGAGATTTATTAAAAGCAACAATCGTAAAATCTTCAAATTCAGCAGCATATGCATTGGCTGAATATGTTGGGGGGGATGTGAATAGTTTTGTTGGACAAATGAACTCGAAAGCAAGACAATTTGGATTAAATTCGTTGAGATATTGTTCGCCTAATGGGTTGCCACCTAGTTATACAGGTTCTTGTATGGATCAAGGAAATGCGAAAGATTTGTATAAATTAGCAACTATAACAGTAAAAGACTATAGTGAATTTTTGGATTTTTCTAAAAATTCAGTTGCGTATATTAGTAATGGAGATACAAAACTTACATCTACAAATACACTTTTAGGGAAAGTTACAGGATTAGATGGATTGAAAACAGGATATCATGATGCAGCGGGATCAAATATTATTTTGACAGCTGATAGAGGCGGAGATAGAGTAATTGCTGTTATTTTGGGATCGAATAAATCTAAAGATAGAAATGCGATTGGAATGAGAGAAATTAATAACTATTACGCAAACGGATATGGAAGAAAAAATAATAACAATACCAATAAAAATGCAAATAACAATACAAATAATAATACAAACAATCCAGAAAAGAAAAGTGGAATCCAAGACTTTTTGGGTTCTTTATTCGGAAATAATCACAAAGATGGACCTAGAAAAATTAGAGTTGTAAGTAAAAGAGATGTTGTTGCCGTCGTTAAAATAGGAAATGAAAAATATAATTTATATCCGACACAAGATATTGAAATAACAGCTACAGAAAAACCTAATTTGACTTATAGTGTTACTTTACAAGATGGAGTAAATAGAGATAGTAGAGGAAAAGTTGTAGGGAAATACACTGCTACAGATGGGAAAATCGAAGTTAGTGGAGATTTAATAATGAGATAA
- the murI gene encoding glutamate racemase has protein sequence MSIGVFDSGVGGLTVLKEIRKVLPNEKIYYLGDTARVPYGEKTKDLIIRYSKQIVEFLLEKKVSAIVVACNTATSLALDELNDTFKTPIIGVIDAGVKTALYTTKNKKIGVIGTKATINSKKYEEEIKKKDNEIEVFSKACPLFVPAVEEGILEGKLMNQIVKTYLDEFDGKIDSLILGCTHYPLLKDVISKIYPEINIVDPAKETALDLEKILEENNLLENDAEKGNEVEYYVTDGEDKFKEVGTMFLGKNIKKVNLIKL, from the coding sequence ATGTCTATAGGAGTTTTTGATTCAGGAGTAGGTGGCTTAACAGTTTTAAAAGAAATTAGAAAAGTATTACCAAATGAGAAAATTTATTATTTAGGTGATACGGCTAGAGTTCCTTATGGTGAAAAGACAAAAGATTTAATAATAAGATATTCAAAACAGATAGTGGAGTTTTTGCTTGAAAAAAAAGTGAGTGCAATAGTGGTGGCTTGTAATACAGCTACTTCTCTTGCATTAGATGAACTTAACGATACTTTTAAAACGCCAATTATAGGAGTGATTGATGCAGGAGTAAAAACAGCTTTATACACTACAAAAAATAAAAAAATTGGAGTTATCGGTACTAAAGCGACAATAAATTCTAAAAAATATGAAGAAGAAATAAAGAAAAAAGATAATGAGATAGAAGTTTTTTCAAAAGCGTGTCCGTTATTTGTTCCAGCTGTGGAAGAAGGAATTTTAGAAGGGAAATTAATGAACCAAATTGTGAAAACTTATTTAGATGAGTTTGATGGAAAAATAGATTCATTGATTTTAGGATGTACACATTATCCATTGCTAAAAGATGTAATTTCTAAAATTTATCCTGAAATAAATATTGTCGATCCAGCGAAAGAAACTGCTTTAGATTTGGAAAAAATTCTAGAAGAAAATAATTTATTGGAAAATGACGCGGAAAAAGGTAATGAAGTGGAATATTATGTTACTGATGGAGAAGATAAATTTAAAGAAGTTGGAACAATGTTTTTAGGAAAAAATATAAAAAAGGTAAATTTGATTAAGTTGTAG
- the ruvA gene encoding Holliday junction branch migration protein RuvA, which produces MFEYIFGELKVKKVDYIALDINGLAYKIYISLKTFEKLEEIGQKEKVYIHTNVKEDDISFYGFKTENERELFKALISISGVGPKLAIAILSTFNTREVIDIVTGDEAKIFTRVPGLGVKKAQKIILDLKDKVKKLNIIEIDNENSSIANGKLIISTTESVNNTKLILMKEDLKLALESLGYLNADVSKWISDEELSEINDLGESIKIILQKIQEKKK; this is translated from the coding sequence ATGTTTGAGTATATATTTGGAGAATTAAAAGTAAAAAAAGTAGATTATATTGCATTGGATATCAATGGGTTAGCTTATAAAATATACATTTCTTTAAAAACTTTTGAAAAACTAGAAGAAATTGGACAAAAAGAAAAAGTTTACATTCATACAAATGTGAAAGAAGATGATATTTCATTTTATGGATTTAAGACTGAAAATGAGAGAGAATTATTTAAAGCATTGATAAGTATAAGTGGTGTAGGACCTAAATTAGCAATTGCAATATTATCAACATTTAATACAAGAGAAGTAATTGATATCGTGACTGGCGATGAAGCTAAAATATTTACAAGAGTTCCTGGATTAGGAGTGAAAAAGGCACAAAAAATAATTTTAGATTTGAAAGATAAAGTTAAAAAATTAAATATAATTGAAATTGACAACGAAAATAGCAGTATTGCAAATGGTAAATTAATAATTTCAACAACAGAATCTGTTAATAATACAAAATTAATTTTAATGAAGGAAGACTTGAAATTAGCATTGGAATCATTGGGTTATTTGAATGCAGATGTTTCAAAATGGATTTCTGATGAGGAATTATCTGAAATTAATGATTTAGGAGAATCAATAAAAATTATTTTACAAAAAATACAAGAGAAAAAAAAATAA